Proteins encoded within one genomic window of Streptomyces taklimakanensis:
- a CDS encoding beta-ketoacyl-ACP synthase II gives MTRRVAVTGLGVVAPGGIGVPAFWDLLTEGRTATRGITLFDPVGLRSRIAAECDFDPFAHGLDADRVERCDRYVQFALVAAAEAVRDAGLEPGREDPWRTGVSLGTAVGGTTRLEHDYVLVSERGSRWDVDHRRAGPHLHRAFSPSTLASAVAEEFGACGPVQTVSTGCTSGLDAVGYAFHAVAEGRADVCLAGASDSPISPITMACFDAIKATSPNNDDPAHASRPFDADRDGFVMGEGGAVLVLEELERARARGARVYCEVAGYATYGNAYHMTGLTPEGLEMARAIDTALDQARLDGSDVDYVNAHGSGTRQNDRHETAAVKRSLGAHAYDTPMSSIKSMVGHSLGAIGSIETVACVLALARQVVPPTANYETPDPECDLDYVPRQARERRMRTVLSVGSGFGGFQSAVVLTRPDGRTR, from the coding sequence GTGACCCGACGCGTCGCCGTCACCGGTCTGGGCGTGGTGGCCCCCGGCGGCATCGGCGTCCCGGCGTTCTGGGACCTGCTGACCGAGGGCCGAACCGCGACCCGCGGCATCACCCTCTTCGACCCCGTCGGGCTGCGCTCGCGGATCGCGGCGGAGTGCGACTTCGACCCGTTCGCGCACGGTCTGGACGCCGATCGGGTGGAGCGCTGTGACCGTTACGTACAGTTCGCGCTGGTCGCCGCCGCCGAGGCGGTCCGTGACGCCGGCCTGGAGCCCGGCCGGGAGGACCCCTGGCGCACGGGCGTCAGCCTGGGCACGGCGGTCGGTGGCACCACCCGACTGGAACACGACTACGTTCTGGTCAGCGAGCGCGGATCCCGCTGGGACGTCGACCACCGGCGGGCCGGTCCACACCTGCACCGCGCGTTCTCGCCCAGCACGCTGGCCTCGGCCGTCGCCGAGGAGTTCGGCGCGTGCGGTCCGGTGCAGACGGTCTCCACCGGCTGCACCTCGGGGCTGGACGCCGTCGGGTACGCCTTCCACGCCGTCGCCGAGGGACGGGCCGACGTCTGTCTCGCCGGTGCCTCGGACTCGCCGATCTCCCCGATCACCATGGCCTGCTTCGACGCCATCAAGGCCACCTCCCCCAACAACGACGATCCCGCGCACGCCTCCCGGCCGTTCGACGCCGACCGCGACGGCTTCGTCATGGGCGAGGGCGGCGCGGTGCTCGTCCTGGAGGAGCTGGAGCGCGCGCGTGCCCGCGGCGCGCGCGTGTACTGCGAGGTCGCCGGCTACGCGACCTACGGCAACGCCTACCACATGACCGGCCTGACCCCCGAGGGCCTGGAGATGGCGCGGGCCATCGACACCGCGCTCGACCAGGCCCGGCTGGACGGCTCGGACGTCGACTACGTCAACGCGCACGGCTCGGGGACCCGGCAGAACGACCGTCACGAGACCGCGGCGGTCAAGCGGTCCCTGGGAGCCCACGCCTACGACACGCCGATGAGTTCGATCAAGTCGATGGTGGGCCACTCGCTGGGCGCCATCGGATCCATCGAGACGGTCGCCTGTGTGCTGGCCCTGGCCCGCCAGGTGGTGCCGCCGACGGCCAACTACGAGACCCCGGACCCCGAGTGCGACCTGGACTACGTGCCGCGCCAGGCGCGCGAGCGGAGGATGCGCACCGTGCTGTCGGTGGGCAGCGGCTTCGGCGGCTTCCAGTCCGCGGTGGTGTTGACGCGGCCGGACGGGAGGACGCGATGA
- a CDS encoding FAD-dependent oxidoreductase — MNEEADLRIPVLIVGGSLVGLSTSVFLGRLGVPHVLVERHAGTSAHPRGRGNNVRTMELFRVAGLESAIRDAASVLAGNHGIFQTPSLAGDEGEWLFQRMDEGGALARISPSAWCLCSQNDLEPVLVERARRLGGDLRFATELMSFDADPDGVVAVVKSRETGEHTTIRASYLVAADGPRSPIRERLGIGHTGPGDLFHNVSVTFRSRRLADAVGDRRFLMCYLTDPEADGALLPVDNRERWVFHLPWHPERGETLEEFTDERCARHIARAVGVPDLDVEITGRAAWHAAERVAERYADDRVLLAGDSAHEMPPTGAFGANTGIQDAHNLAWKLAAVLGGWAGKGLLETYDFERRPVALATAARASGRSAEHSHPGYDPAAGGPPAGGSGGPGGGGPQGGVLTVALGYRYPRGAVVGTDPDAPAVPGALRLTGEPGSRAPHMWLRRAGERISTLDLYETTPVLLCGATATTGWYAAADRVADLLSVPLVCHRVGTGPDAELVPEEDADWARVHGVEPDGAVLVRPDGFVAWRSTGPVDDPEATLRQVLTAVLALD, encoded by the coding sequence ATGAACGAAGAAGCCGACCTCAGAATCCCGGTCCTCATCGTCGGCGGTTCCCTGGTGGGCCTGTCCACCTCCGTGTTCCTGGGCCGCCTGGGCGTACCGCACGTCCTGGTGGAGCGGCACGCCGGCACCTCGGCCCACCCGCGCGGACGCGGCAACAACGTGCGGACGATGGAGCTGTTCCGGGTGGCCGGACTCGAATCCGCCATCAGGGACGCGGCGTCGGTCCTGGCCGGAAACCACGGCATCTTCCAGACGCCGTCCCTGGCCGGTGACGAGGGCGAGTGGTTGTTCCAGCGGATGGACGAAGGCGGCGCCCTGGCCCGGATCAGTCCCAGCGCCTGGTGTCTGTGCAGCCAGAACGACCTGGAGCCGGTCCTGGTGGAACGCGCTCGCCGGCTCGGTGGCGACCTGCGGTTCGCCACCGAGCTGATGTCCTTCGACGCCGACCCGGACGGCGTCGTCGCCGTGGTCAAGAGCCGCGAGACCGGGGAGCACACCACGATCCGCGCCTCCTACCTCGTCGCGGCGGACGGTCCGCGCAGCCCGATCCGCGAACGGCTCGGCATCGGTCACACCGGACCCGGCGACCTGTTCCACAACGTGAGCGTCACCTTCCGCTCCCGTCGCCTCGCCGACGCGGTGGGCGACCGACGCTTCCTCATGTGCTACCTGACCGACCCGGAGGCGGACGGGGCGCTGCTGCCGGTCGACAACCGGGAGCGCTGGGTCTTCCACCTGCCCTGGCACCCCGAGCGGGGCGAGACGCTGGAGGAGTTCACCGACGAGCGGTGCGCGCGGCACATCGCCCGCGCGGTCGGCGTCCCCGACCTCGACGTGGAGATCACCGGGAGGGCCGCCTGGCACGCCGCGGAGCGGGTCGCCGAGCGGTACGCCGACGACCGGGTCCTGCTGGCCGGCGACTCCGCCCACGAGATGCCCCCCACCGGGGCGTTCGGCGCCAACACCGGGATCCAGGACGCCCACAACCTGGCGTGGAAGCTGGCCGCCGTGCTCGGCGGCTGGGCGGGGAAGGGCCTGTTGGAGACCTACGACTTCGAACGTCGCCCCGTCGCGCTGGCCACCGCCGCCCGCGCCTCGGGCCGTTCCGCGGAGCACAGCCACCCCGGCTACGACCCGGCCGCCGGGGGGCCGCCCGCCGGGGGATCCGGAGGGCCGGGCGGGGGAGGCCCGCAGGGCGGAGTCCTCACCGTGGCCCTGGGCTACCGCTACCCGCGCGGCGCCGTCGTGGGCACCGACCCCGACGCCCCGGCCGTCCCCGGAGCCCTGCGGCTGACGGGCGAACCGGGCAGCCGGGCGCCCCACATGTGGCTGCGCCGCGCCGGGGAGCGGATCTCCACCCTGGACCTGTACGAGACGACGCCGGTGCTCCTCTGCGGCGCCACCGCGACGACCGGGTGGTACGCCGCGGCCGACCGCGTCGCCGACCTGCTGTCCGTACCGCTCGTCTGCCACCGCGTCGGCACCGGACCGGACGCCGAACTGGTCCCCGAGGAGGACGCCGACTGGGCACGGGTCCACGGCGTCGAACCGGACGGTGCCGTGCTGGTCCGTCCCGACGGGTTCGTCGCGTGGCGCTCCACCGGCCCCGTCGACGACCCGGAGGCGACGCTCCGTCAGGTCCTGACGGCCGTCCTGGCGTTGGACTGA
- a CDS encoding SchA/CurD-like domain-containing protein, with the protein MTASGLAPQVSGRVSQSAFDGSTLRVVLLLDVADGAQQRFLGAYERVCDQVASTPGHIRDQLCQSLDDPSQWLITSEWESAPPFLAWVNSEEHMETVRPLRACLTDTRSLRFRVIRETGGPAAAPVAAVGPQSSPRPGGGVVRHALLHTVRPGSESEVADILAGHTLPAWRAGDTARLHRTSLFVHGNRVVRIVELRELRGDLLAGLLHVTGRPEVRAVEDALTPHLTRSRDLDDPQSARVSLTRAAMPAVHHVAPVGPVPSGTEVRRLALYHPAREGAGGELARLLSRQDELAGDDPLDPVRSATVFHRDDTVVRVVEVAGDPEAAPGPVLGLRDPADATELADLLDGEALGVDGLALDEDGLLRLLAHARMRLVADLVERRS; encoded by the coding sequence ATGACAGCATCGGGCCTCGCCCCCCAGGTCTCTGGCCGTGTGTCCCAGTCGGCCTTCGACGGCTCCACACTCCGGGTCGTCCTGCTGCTGGACGTCGCGGACGGCGCCCAACAGCGGTTCCTCGGCGCGTACGAGCGCGTGTGCGACCAGGTGGCGTCCACCCCGGGGCACATCCGCGACCAGCTCTGCCAGTCCCTCGACGACCCGTCCCAGTGGCTCATCACCAGCGAGTGGGAGAGCGCGCCGCCGTTCCTCGCCTGGGTGAACAGCGAGGAGCACATGGAGACGGTCCGGCCGCTGCGCGCCTGCCTGACGGACACCCGGTCGCTGCGTTTCCGCGTCATCAGGGAGACCGGTGGCCCCGCCGCCGCGCCGGTGGCGGCGGTGGGGCCGCAGTCCTCCCCCCGACCGGGCGGCGGTGTGGTGCGCCACGCGTTGCTCCACACCGTCCGCCCCGGCAGCGAGTCCGAGGTGGCGGACATCCTGGCCGGCCACACCCTGCCCGCGTGGCGGGCGGGCGACACCGCCCGGCTCCACCGCACCTCGCTGTTCGTGCACGGAAACCGGGTCGTGCGGATCGTCGAGCTGCGCGAGCTGCGGGGGGATCTGCTCGCCGGGCTCCTCCACGTCACCGGGCGCCCCGAGGTGCGCGCGGTGGAGGACGCCCTCACGCCCCATCTGACGCGGAGTCGGGACCTGGACGACCCGCAGTCCGCACGGGTGTCCCTCACCCGGGCCGCGATGCCCGCCGTGCACCACGTCGCCCCCGTGGGGCCGGTGCCGTCGGGGACGGAGGTCCGGCGGCTCGCCCTGTACCACCCGGCCCGCGAGGGCGCGGGCGGCGAACTGGCGCGGCTGCTCTCCCGGCAGGACGAACTCGCCGGTGACGATCCGCTCGACCCGGTCCGCTCCGCCACCGTCTTCCACCGTGACGACACCGTCGTGCGGGTCGTCGAGGTGGCGGGCGACCCGGAGGCGGCGCCCGGTCCGGTCCTGGGGCTGCGGGACCCCGCCGACGCCACCGAACTCGCGGACCTGCTCGACGGTGAGGCCCTCGGTGTCGACGGCCTCGCCCTCGACGAGGACGGGCTGCTGCGCCTCCTCGCGCACGCCCGCATGCGGCTCGTGGCCGACCTCGTCGAGCGCCGTTCCTGA
- a CDS encoding ketosynthase chain-length factor, translated as MSPRRDGSGRRAVVTGIGVVAPNGIGAEVFWKSVADGVGALDRVTRTGCGHLPLRVAGEVRDFDPASTIEGRLLVQTDRFTHYALAATTMALEDARFGRADADSPYSVGVVTAAGSGGGEFGQRELQNLWGQGPRYVGPYQSIAWFYAASTGQISIRDGFKGPCGVVAADESGGLDALAHAARAVGRGTDTVVAGAAEAPLAPYSAVCQLGYPELSTEEVPQRAYLPFTSSARGFVPAEGGAMLVVEDGEAARRRGAPPRATVAGHAATFTGASRWDRSREGLARAIRGALDEAGCRPEEVDVVFADALGVAEADRAEALAITDALGSHGRRVPVTAPKTGVGRAYCGASVLDAAAAVLAMEHRLIPPTPNVHAHEVDHDLDLVTDRARPAEPRTALILSRGLMGTNAALVLRHGA; from the coding sequence ATGAGCCCGCGACGGGACGGGTCCGGGCGGCGCGCGGTCGTCACCGGCATCGGCGTGGTGGCGCCGAACGGGATCGGCGCGGAGGTGTTCTGGAAGTCGGTGGCCGACGGCGTCGGTGCCCTGGACCGCGTCACCCGCACCGGCTGCGGGCACCTGCCGCTGAGGGTCGCGGGCGAGGTCCGCGACTTCGACCCGGCGTCGACGATCGAGGGACGCCTCCTGGTCCAGACCGACCGGTTCACCCACTACGCGCTGGCCGCGACCACGATGGCCCTGGAGGACGCCCGGTTCGGTCGGGCCGACGCGGACTCGCCCTACTCCGTGGGCGTGGTCACCGCGGCCGGATCCGGTGGCGGCGAGTTCGGGCAGCGGGAGCTGCAGAACCTGTGGGGCCAGGGACCGCGGTACGTCGGGCCGTACCAGTCCATCGCCTGGTTCTACGCGGCGAGCACCGGCCAGATCTCCATCCGCGACGGCTTCAAGGGGCCCTGCGGCGTCGTGGCGGCCGACGAGTCGGGCGGCCTGGACGCCCTGGCCCACGCCGCGCGCGCCGTGGGACGCGGCACCGACACCGTCGTCGCCGGCGCGGCCGAGGCGCCGCTGGCCCCCTACTCGGCGGTGTGTCAACTGGGGTACCCCGAGTTGAGCACCGAGGAGGTTCCACAGCGCGCGTACCTGCCCTTCACCTCGTCCGCCCGCGGGTTCGTGCCCGCCGAGGGCGGCGCCATGCTCGTGGTGGAGGACGGGGAGGCGGCCCGCCGCCGCGGCGCCCCACCCAGGGCCACGGTGGCCGGACACGCCGCCACGTTCACCGGCGCCTCCCGCTGGGACCGGTCCCGCGAAGGGCTGGCCCGGGCGATCCGCGGCGCCCTGGACGAGGCCGGCTGCCGACCGGAGGAGGTCGACGTGGTGTTCGCCGACGCCCTCGGGGTGGCCGAGGCGGACCGTGCCGAGGCCCTGGCGATCACCGACGCCCTGGGCTCCCACGGCCGGCGCGTGCCGGTCACCGCGCCCAAGACCGGCGTCGGGCGGGCCTACTGCGGGGCGTCCGTGCTGGACGCCGCGGCGGCGGTGCTCGCCATGGAACACCGTCTGATCCCTCCCACCCCCAACGTCCACGCCCACGAGGTCGACCACGATCTGGACCTGGTGACCGACCGTGCCCGCCCGGCCGAACCGCGCACGGCCCTGATCCTCAGTCGGGGCCTCATGGGCACCAACGCGGCGCTCGTGCTGCGACACGGCGCCTGA
- a CDS encoding cupin domain-containing protein, translating into MNETQQRPRTVALEEIQPNRRRGGDLRAMLTPATVGSTSGFMGVAIVQPGDRIAEHYHPYSEEFVYVVSGSFEVDLDGEPHPLAPEQGLLIPAHMRHRFRNVGDTEARLVFHLGPLAPRPELGHVDTEETAPERADDRFPPVHGRPAEPTGAVS; encoded by the coding sequence ATGAACGAGACCCAGCAGCGCCCACGCACCGTCGCCCTCGAGGAGATCCAGCCCAACCGCCGGCGCGGCGGCGACCTGCGCGCCATGCTCACCCCCGCCACGGTGGGTTCCACCAGCGGTTTCATGGGCGTGGCCATCGTGCAGCCCGGCGATCGCATCGCCGAGCACTACCACCCGTACTCCGAGGAGTTCGTCTACGTCGTCAGTGGCTCCTTCGAGGTGGATCTGGACGGGGAGCCGCACCCGCTCGCGCCCGAGCAGGGGTTGTTGATCCCCGCGCACATGCGGCACCGGTTCCGCAACGTCGGCGACACCGAGGCCCGTCTGGTCTTCCACCTGGGCCCGCTGGCGCCCCGGCCCGAACTCGGCCACGTCGACACCGAGGAAACCGCGCCGGAGCGGGCCGACGACCGGTTCCCGCCCGTCCACGGCAGGCCCGCCGAGCCCACCGGGGCGGTGTCGTGA
- a CDS encoding MFS transporter → MTTVDTPATDREDGGRIPPARGRLAVATVALGLFSLMTSELLPVGLLTSVGSDLGVSPGTAGLMVTVPGLVAAVSAPLVAVAAGRVDRRTVLAVLLGLVAVANLVCATADHFAVVLTARFLVGISVGGFWAVVGGIAPRLVPRERVPRATAAIFAGVGAASVLGVPTGTFVGHLAGWRTAFAAVGVLALVVLGCLVALMPKVPARRGVRLADLPGALGGGTGVRTGIALLAFAVTGHFAAYTFVRPVLRDDGVPEGAVGALLLLFGAACVAGTFAAGALAERSRRTAAGACTVLVSALILLAATDTGVLTAGALLALWGFGYGAVPVTFQNRILRAAPEPREAASALYVSAFNTSVAVGALLGGLAVDASGPQGALWTGAAIAVLVPLVLVGAARVRPAVRPGASSTVPGGPVRGRGRSRAAR, encoded by the coding sequence GTGACCACCGTCGACACACCGGCCACCGACCGCGAAGACGGCGGCCGAATCCCGCCCGCCAGGGGCCGGCTCGCCGTCGCCACGGTGGCCCTCGGCCTCTTCTCCCTGATGACCTCCGAGTTGCTGCCGGTCGGGCTGCTCACTTCCGTCGGCTCCGACCTGGGCGTCTCCCCGGGCACGGCGGGGCTGATGGTGACCGTGCCCGGACTGGTCGCCGCCGTCTCGGCGCCCTTGGTCGCCGTCGCGGCCGGGCGCGTCGACCGCCGCACCGTCCTGGCCGTGCTGCTCGGTCTGGTGGCGGTGGCCAACCTGGTGTGCGCGACGGCGGACCACTTCGCCGTCGTCCTGACCGCCCGCTTCCTGGTGGGGATCAGCGTGGGCGGGTTCTGGGCGGTCGTCGGAGGCATCGCGCCGCGCCTGGTTCCCAGGGAGCGGGTGCCGCGCGCCACCGCGGCGATCTTCGCGGGCGTCGGTGCCGCCTCCGTCCTGGGCGTGCCCACCGGCACCTTCGTCGGCCACCTCGCCGGTTGGCGGACGGCGTTCGCGGCCGTGGGCGTCCTCGCCCTGGTGGTCCTGGGCTGCCTGGTCGCGTTGATGCCGAAGGTGCCCGCGCGGCGCGGCGTCCGCCTCGCGGACCTGCCCGGAGCCCTCGGGGGCGGCACGGGAGTGCGCACCGGCATCGCCCTGTTGGCGTTCGCCGTCACCGGTCACTTCGCCGCGTACACCTTCGTCCGTCCGGTGCTGCGCGACGACGGCGTCCCCGAGGGCGCGGTCGGAGCGCTGCTGCTGCTCTTCGGCGCCGCCTGTGTCGCCGGCACCTTCGCCGCCGGCGCACTGGCCGAGCGTTCGCGGCGGACGGCCGCGGGAGCCTGCACGGTCTTGGTCTCCGCCCTGATCCTTCTGGCGGCGACCGACACCGGGGTCCTGACGGCGGGCGCCCTCCTGGCCCTGTGGGGGTTCGGCTACGGCGCCGTGCCGGTCACCTTCCAGAACCGCATCCTGCGCGCCGCGCCGGAACCCCGTGAGGCCGCCTCGGCCCTGTACGTGTCGGCCTTCAACACCTCCGTCGCCGTCGGCGCGCTCCTGGGCGGACTGGCCGTCGACGCCTCCGGTCCCCAGGGCGCCCTGTGGACCGGGGCGGCCATCGCCGTCCTCGTCCCCCTGGTCCTGGTCGGCGCCGCCCGTGTCCGCCCGGCGGTACGACCGGGCGCGTCGTCCACCGTCCCCGGTGGACCCGTGAGGGGGCGGGGGAGGAGCCGGGCCGCGCGGTGA